The sequence below is a genomic window from Elusimicrobiales bacterium.
TCAGCCACAATTCCGGCCCTTTTGCGCCGAAGCAAACCGGACCGCCGGGCGCAGGCCGCGGCGGCTGAGCCGACAGCGCGAACACCGGCCACAACGAAAGCAGCAAAATCCCCCGCACAAGCGGCTGCGCCAGCCAGCCCAGCCAAAGCGCGCAGGCCAGCCATAACAGCAGAATCAGCCGCGGTTTTGCCACCATTTTATCCATGAGGCTTTCCTTATATATACGTCCGCAACAAGGCGCTTGTCGCCCAGCAGCGAATAAATTTTGGCCAGTTCGTCGTAAACGGCGGGGTGGAACGGGTTGCGGCGCAGCGCCTCTTCGTAAGCGGCGGCGGCATCGGCCAGGTACGCCCCGTCTTTGCGGGACAATGCCGCCGCGCCGTATGCGCGCGCCAGCATAAGCGCGGCGGACGGCTCGCCGGGATGCCGCGCGCAGATTTCCCGCAGCGGTGAAAACGACTCTTCCGTCCTGCCGGAATCCGAAAGGGAGCGCGCGCGAATCAATTTGACGTCCATATCATGCTGCCGGGTGCAGGCAAACACCGCAAGCGCGGCGGCGCATAATCCGAAAATCAGGGACGGGATTTTGGGGCGCGCGCAGTCCGGCGGGGTTTCGCGCGGAGAGGGCGCAAGGCAGCCCAGCCACCAGCAGAACAATAGAAAAACCGGCGGCGCGGCCAGCGCATAATCGCCAAGCGACATCACCAGTCCGGCGGCAACCGCCTCCCGCGCGCCGACGGGAACGGTTTGGCCCGGGTCTTGCGGCCCGGCGAAAGCGGGCCGGAGGCGCCAGACAATCCAGCCCAGCCAGACAGCGGTGGCCATGACGCCGGTTTCCGCCGCAAGCTGAAGCGGGTAGCAATGCGCCCATATTGACGAGAATTCCCCGCTGCCCGGCACATGAAAAGCCGGATAGACAAAGCCGTATGTTCCCGGACCGAACCCCGCAAGCGGCCTGGCCCGTATCATGTCCAATGCCGCCTGCCACCAGCCCAGCCGCTGCACCAGGCTGAAAATATCCGCGCGGAACGCCGCCGCGCCCAGCAAAAGCGCGCCGGCAAGCGCGGCGGCCTTTTTCAAAATTCCGCCGGACAGCGCCAGCCGGAAAATAAAAATCAGCGCCAGCGCGGCCAGCGCCGCGCGCGAGCGTGTCAGCGCGATTGCCGCTATAAACGCCGCCGCCTGAAACCATTTGCCACGCGCCAGCATGGCCGGCGCAATCAGAAGCAGCCAGTCGGCGAACACGTTGCGGTTGGCAAAAGAACCGGTCATATCGTCGCCGCGCAGCAGCTGATACGCGGCAACCGCCAGCATAAACCAGCTAACCGCCGCCGCAGCGGAAAAGATTTTGCCGCGCTCCCTGTCCGGCAGCAGCGCGGCGCAGTAGAAAACGGCGATTCCGGTTATCCAGTTCAGCGCAGCCTCGCG
It includes:
- a CDS encoding O-antigen ligase family protein; this translates as MSRLSDRAFAVYLAAMLAAYPLLRGGMDVWSQTIIQSALLGGFCVWVVSALPARVTALPLCAAVWWLACWALSPAPGLCREAALNWITGIAVFYCAALLPDRERGKIFSAAAAVSWFMLAVAAYQLLRGDDMTGSFANRNVFADWLLLIAPAMLARGKWFQAAAFIAAIALTRSRAALAALALIFIFRLALSGGILKKAAALAGALLLGAAAFRADIFSLVQRLGWWQAALDMIRARPLAGFGPGTYGFVYPAFHVPGSGEFSSIWAHCYPLQLAAETGVMATAVWLGWIVWRLRPAFAGPQDPGQTVPVGAREAVAAGLVMSLGDYALAAPPVFLLFCWWLGCLAPSPRETPPDCARPKIPSLIFGLCAAALAVFACTRQHDMDVKLIRARSLSDSGRTEESFSPLREICARHPGEPSAALMLARAYGAAALSRKDGAYLADAAAAYEEALRRNPFHPAVYDELAKIYSLLGDKRLVADVYIRKASWIKWWQNRG